Proteins from one Nilaparvata lugens isolate BPH chromosome 10, ASM1435652v1, whole genome shotgun sequence genomic window:
- the LOC111047260 gene encoding thioredoxin reductase 2, mitochondrial isoform X1 gives MHTHVLRIFSREPLFRTFYDYKVLKRFASTSKEYDLVVIGGGSGGLACAKEAATKYNKKVAVFDFVVPSPLGTTWGLGGTCVNVGCIPKKLFHQAALLGEAIEDSKFYGWEHADKPKHNWETLKSAVNDHIKSVNWVTRVELRDKKVQYLNALASFVDPHTVKGVTKANKEMLVKGEQIVIAIGGRPNYPPLFEGAREHCITSDDIFSLQKPPGDTLVVGAGYIGLECAGFLRGLGYNATVMVRSVVLREFDQGMAALIQDYMAEKGVKFMLKCEPRKIVKRDDGKFVVTYVDNANGTTQEAVYDTVLCATGRHPQTDVLNLESAGVEYNKGNGKIDAVNEATNVPHIFAVGDVLLNKPELTPVAIHAGKLLARRMYGGSTHNMDYENVATTVFTPLEYGCVGLSEEKAIQRFTNDKLEVYHAFYKPTEWFIPQRDPKHCYVKVIALREAPHTVLGLHFVGWNAGEVIQGFAAAVKCGMTMEQLQNTVGIHPTLAEELTRIWITKRSGLDPKPQSCCS, from the exons ATGCATACTCATGTGCTGAGAATCTTTAGTAGGGAACCATTATTTAGGACATTCTATGATTATAAAGTCTTAAAACGTTTTGCATCCACCTCAA AAGAATATGACTTGGTGGTTATTGGAGGAGGGTCAGGCGGGTTGGCTTGCGCGAAAGAGGCGGCCACCAAGTACAACAAGAAGGTGGCCGTGTTCGACTTTGTGGTGCCCTCACCGCTGGGCACCACCTGGGGTCTGGGAGGCACCTGCGTCAATGTCGGCTGCATCCCCAAGAAACTGTTCCACCAGGCCGCTCTGCTAGGAGAGGCCATCGAGGACTCAAAGTTCTACGGGTGGGAGCATGCCGATAAGCCCAAGCACAACTGGGAGACTCTCAAGAGTGCCGTTAACGATCACATCAAATCTGTCAACTGGGTCACCCGAGTTGAGCTCAGGGACAA GAAAGTGCAGTACCTGAACGCCCTAGCGTCGTTTGTAGACCCGCACACAGTGAAGGGCGTTACGAAGGCGAACAAAGAGATGCTGGTGAAGGGTGAGCAGATAGTGATCGCGATCGGCGGCCGCCCCAACTACCCGCCGCTGTTCGAGGGTGCCCGCGAGCACTGCATCACAAGCGACGACATCTTCAGCCTGCAGAAGCCGCCCGGCGACACCCTGGTGGTCGGGGCCGGCTACATCGGCCTCGAGTGCGCTGGCTTCCTCAGGGGGCTCGGCTATAACGCCACTGTCATGGTGCGTTCTGTTGTGCTGCGAGAGTTTGACCAAGGCATGGCGGCTCTCATCCAGGACTACATGGCCGAGAAAGGCGTCAAGTTCATGCTCAAGTGCGAGCCAAGGAAGATTGTCAAGCGTGATGATGGAAAGTTTGTCGTCACCTACGTCGATAACGCCAAT GGTACAACGCAAGAAGCTGTATATGATACAGTGCTGTGTGCAACGGGCCGACATCCACAAACCGATGTGCTGAACCTGGAAAGTGCAGGAGTTGAATACAACAAGGGCAATGGCAAGATCGATGCTGTCAATGAAGCAACCAATGTTCCTCACATCTTTGCTGTCGGTGATGTTCTTCTC aACAAGCCAGAACTGACTCCAGTGGCTATCCACGCGGGCAAGCTGCTGGCCAGGAGGATGTACGGAGGCAGCACTCACAACATGGACTATGAGAATGTGGCCACCACTGTGTTCACCCCCCTCGAGTACGGCTGTGTGGGTCTCAGCGAGGAGAAGGCCATCCAGCGTTTCACCAACGATAAACTCGAG GTGTATCATGCGTTCTACAAGCCGACCGAGTGGTTCATCCCTCAGCGAGACCCGAAGCACTGCTACGTAAAGGTGATCGCCCTGAGGGAGGCACCTCACACTGTGCTTGGTCTGCACTTTGTCGGCTGGAATGCCGGAGAGGTCATTCAAGGCTTCGCTGCCGCTGTCAA GTGCGGTATGACAATGGAGCAATTGCAAAACACAGTAGGAATTCATCCAACTCTGGCCGAAGAGTTGACTAGAATTTGGATTACAAAACGTAGCGGTTTGGACCCCAAACCTCAGAGCTGTTGCAGTTAG
- the LOC111047260 gene encoding thioredoxin reductase 1, mitochondrial isoform X2, giving the protein MAPVGVEEYDLVVIGGGSGGLACAKEAATKYNKKVAVFDFVVPSPLGTTWGLGGTCVNVGCIPKKLFHQAALLGEAIEDSKFYGWEHADKPKHNWETLKSAVNDHIKSVNWVTRVELRDKKVQYLNALASFVDPHTVKGVTKANKEMLVKGEQIVIAIGGRPNYPPLFEGAREHCITSDDIFSLQKPPGDTLVVGAGYIGLECAGFLRGLGYNATVMVRSVVLREFDQGMAALIQDYMAEKGVKFMLKCEPRKIVKRDDGKFVVTYVDNANGTTQEAVYDTVLCATGRHPQTDVLNLESAGVEYNKGNGKIDAVNEATNVPHIFAVGDVLLNKPELTPVAIHAGKLLARRMYGGSTHNMDYENVATTVFTPLEYGCVGLSEEKAIQRFTNDKLEVYHAFYKPTEWFIPQRDPKHCYVKVIALREAPHTVLGLHFVGWNAGEVIQGFAAAVKCGMTMEQLQNTVGIHPTLAEELTRIWITKRSGLDPKPQSCCS; this is encoded by the exons ATGGCTCCCGTAGGAGTAG AAGAATATGACTTGGTGGTTATTGGAGGAGGGTCAGGCGGGTTGGCTTGCGCGAAAGAGGCGGCCACCAAGTACAACAAGAAGGTGGCCGTGTTCGACTTTGTGGTGCCCTCACCGCTGGGCACCACCTGGGGTCTGGGAGGCACCTGCGTCAATGTCGGCTGCATCCCCAAGAAACTGTTCCACCAGGCCGCTCTGCTAGGAGAGGCCATCGAGGACTCAAAGTTCTACGGGTGGGAGCATGCCGATAAGCCCAAGCACAACTGGGAGACTCTCAAGAGTGCCGTTAACGATCACATCAAATCTGTCAACTGGGTCACCCGAGTTGAGCTCAGGGACAA GAAAGTGCAGTACCTGAACGCCCTAGCGTCGTTTGTAGACCCGCACACAGTGAAGGGCGTTACGAAGGCGAACAAAGAGATGCTGGTGAAGGGTGAGCAGATAGTGATCGCGATCGGCGGCCGCCCCAACTACCCGCCGCTGTTCGAGGGTGCCCGCGAGCACTGCATCACAAGCGACGACATCTTCAGCCTGCAGAAGCCGCCCGGCGACACCCTGGTGGTCGGGGCCGGCTACATCGGCCTCGAGTGCGCTGGCTTCCTCAGGGGGCTCGGCTATAACGCCACTGTCATGGTGCGTTCTGTTGTGCTGCGAGAGTTTGACCAAGGCATGGCGGCTCTCATCCAGGACTACATGGCCGAGAAAGGCGTCAAGTTCATGCTCAAGTGCGAGCCAAGGAAGATTGTCAAGCGTGATGATGGAAAGTTTGTCGTCACCTACGTCGATAACGCCAAT GGTACAACGCAAGAAGCTGTATATGATACAGTGCTGTGTGCAACGGGCCGACATCCACAAACCGATGTGCTGAACCTGGAAAGTGCAGGAGTTGAATACAACAAGGGCAATGGCAAGATCGATGCTGTCAATGAAGCAACCAATGTTCCTCACATCTTTGCTGTCGGTGATGTTCTTCTC aACAAGCCAGAACTGACTCCAGTGGCTATCCACGCGGGCAAGCTGCTGGCCAGGAGGATGTACGGAGGCAGCACTCACAACATGGACTATGAGAATGTGGCCACCACTGTGTTCACCCCCCTCGAGTACGGCTGTGTGGGTCTCAGCGAGGAGAAGGCCATCCAGCGTTTCACCAACGATAAACTCGAG GTGTATCATGCGTTCTACAAGCCGACCGAGTGGTTCATCCCTCAGCGAGACCCGAAGCACTGCTACGTAAAGGTGATCGCCCTGAGGGAGGCACCTCACACTGTGCTTGGTCTGCACTTTGTCGGCTGGAATGCCGGAGAGGTCATTCAAGGCTTCGCTGCCGCTGTCAA GTGCGGTATGACAATGGAGCAATTGCAAAACACAGTAGGAATTCATCCAACTCTGGCCGAAGAGTTGACTAGAATTTGGATTACAAAACGTAGCGGTTTGGACCCCAAACCTCAGAGCTGTTGCAGTTAG